The following proteins are encoded in a genomic region of Nitrospirota bacterium:
- a CDS encoding SgcJ/EcaC family oxidoreductase: MEEFARLFAEDAEFVNVVGLWWKGREQIKRAHEATHASMFKNSRLTIANIAVRFVKSDVAIARSSWELTGHVGPSGEVLPMRKGILMNLVVRKDDNWEIIDSQNTDIIEGVLAPPQQQS; this comes from the coding sequence ATGGAGGAGTTCGCCCGGTTGTTCGCCGAGGATGCCGAATTCGTCAATGTCGTCGGTCTGTGGTGGAAAGGCCGGGAGCAGATAAAACGCGCTCACGAGGCAACACATGCTTCTATGTTCAAGAACAGTCGCCTCACGATAGCCAACATTGCCGTCCGCTTCGTGAAGTCAGATGTTGCCATCGCTCGCTCCTCGTGGGAACTGACAGGCCACGTAGGGCCGTCTGGAGAAGTCCTTCCCATGAGGAAGGGAATTTTGATGAATCTCGTAGTCCGCAAAGACGATAATTGGGAAATAATAGATTCTCAGAATACTGACATCATTGAAGGTGTTCTCGCACCACCACAACAGCAGAGTTAG
- a CDS encoding zeta toxin family protein produces MTVHPHIIVISGPNGAGKSTTAPSLLQGTLGVMEFVNADVIAQGLSAFQPEAAAFHAGRIMLERLHYLAKEKVNFAFETTLAIRAFAYWIEELRKTGYVCHLVFLWLPSPELALARVQERVRIGGHNVPEEIVRRRYYAGMRNFFQLYRPLTESWYFYDNSVAGSPDLIASNTKEDGIYIGNSEIWKQIEEKYNGRRK; encoded by the coding sequence ATGACAGTACATCCACATATTATAGTAATTTCAGGGCCAAATGGGGCAGGGAAATCAACGACTGCTCCTTCACTGCTTCAAGGGACACTTGGGGTAATGGAATTCGTTAATGCAGATGTGATTGCTCAGGGTTTATCAGCCTTTCAGCCTGAGGCAGCCGCCTTTCACGCAGGGCGTATTATGCTTGAACGCCTGCATTACTTAGCAAAGGAAAAGGTAAATTTTGCTTTTGAAACAACCCTTGCCATCCGGGCGTTCGCATATTGGATTGAAGAATTACGCAAAACAGGTTACGTATGTCATTTAGTTTTTCTATGGTTGCCGAGTCCTGAACTTGCCCTTGCTCGTGTGCAAGAGCGTGTCCGAATAGGTGGTCATAATGTACCTGAAGAGATTGTCCGACGCCGGTATTATGCGGGCATGAGAAATTTCTTTCAACTTTACCGGCCCTTGACAGAATCATGGTATTTTTATGATAATTCAGTTGCAGGTAGTCCGGATTTGATAGCTTCAAATACTAAGGAAGATGGTATTTATATTGGTAATTCAGAGATATGGAAGCAGATAGAGGAGAAATACAATGGCAGAAGAAAATGA
- a CDS encoding toxin gives MIIWDEDKNKKLKLERNISFETISEIILGKKYLDILEHPSKNNQLIFIIELNNYIYSVSFVVDAESNIILKTVYPSRKLQKKYKE, from the coding sequence ATGATAATCTGGGATGAAGATAAAAATAAAAAACTAAAATTAGAACGGAATATATCTTTTGAAACTATTTCTGAAATTATTTTAGGAAAAAAGTATCTGGACATTCTGGAACATCCCTCCAAAAATAATCAGTTGATTTTTATTATAGAATTGAATAATTACATTTACTCGGTGTCATTTGTTGTAGACGCTGAATCAAATATTATTTTAAAAACTGTTTATCCAAGCCGAAAACTTCAGAAAAAATATAAGGAGTAA
- a CDS encoding antitoxin has protein sequence MADVKLDEYEKDIEENILKYKRASKSKVAKIEQIIKKAGEKRNISLSVNSQDLDQLKLKAEKEGVPYQTLISSILHKFVTDRLVDQNEIIKSIQLLKNQVKC, from the coding sequence ATGGCTGATGTTAAATTAGATGAATACGAAAAAGATATTGAGGAAAATATTCTGAAATATAAAAGAGCCTCAAAAAGCAAAGTTGCGAAAATAGAACAAATAATAAAAAAAGCAGGCGAGAAAAGAAATATAAGCCTCAGTGTTAACAGTCAAGATTTGGATCAACTGAAATTAAAAGCTGAAAAAGAAGGTGTGCCATATCAAACGCTTATTTCAAGCATCCTTCATAAGTTTGTTACAGACAGGCTCGTTGATCAAAATGAAATAATAAAGAGCATTCAATTGCTTAAAAATCAAGTGAAATGCTAA
- a CDS encoding dehydrogenase: protein MNLIISRLRIPVEKDGIDEYLKAASQRLNINEQDIKFVKILNKLLDLSCKDQFYYEISIVVTTPPLFDNKGNLPVYTKEITTGRTSKNIKERPVIAGFGPAGMFAALELIDYGIRPLIFERGKRIEERSIDVQRFIKERVLNPESNIQFGEGGAGSYSDGKLFSRTKNTKHINRVLDTFIKFGAPEEIGYIRKPHLGTDVLCRIVRNIRDHILERGGEIHYSSKVTDILISGDTVSGVVINGEKEYRSSTLYLAVGNSARDSYEMFHKKGIAIEQKPILVGVRIEHPAEIINLIRYGNKYKDFCGIGAAAYSFNYTNRKAGRGVYTFCMCPGGEVINASSENGMLVVNGMSYSNRSSEFSNSALVVTCHTDDYKSTDPLAGIEFQKAIERKAFDAGGGRWQVPAQNLIDFLSGKPSVNLNKNSFKMGAASADMKGILPDFISGPLLNAFKRWKEDYPLFVSDHAILLGAETRTSSPVRIKRTGKYESVNIKNLYPIGEGSGYTGGITSSAADAIRAVEASL, encoded by the coding sequence CTGAACTTAATAATAAGCAGGCTGCGGATACCCGTTGAAAAAGACGGGATAGATGAATATCTGAAGGCCGCTTCGCAAAGGCTGAACATTAATGAACAGGATATAAAATTCGTTAAAATTCTGAATAAATTACTTGATTTGAGCTGTAAAGATCAGTTCTACTACGAGATTTCAATAGTTGTCACCACTCCTCCTCTCTTCGATAACAAGGGAAACCTCCCTGTATACACTAAAGAGATCACAACTGGCAGAACATCAAAAAACATCAAAGAGAGACCTGTAATAGCAGGGTTCGGCCCTGCCGGAATGTTCGCAGCCCTTGAGCTTATTGATTATGGGATTAGACCTCTGATATTTGAAAGGGGTAAAAGAATAGAAGAGCGCTCCATTGATGTTCAGAGATTTATTAAAGAAAGGGTGTTAAACCCTGAATCAAATATCCAGTTTGGTGAAGGCGGCGCAGGTTCATACTCGGATGGCAAGCTGTTTTCCAGGACAAAAAATACGAAACACATAAACAGGGTGCTGGATACCTTTATAAAATTCGGTGCCCCTGAAGAGATAGGGTACATCAGAAAACCTCATCTCGGTACGGACGTCTTGTGCAGAATAGTTCGTAATATAAGGGACCATATCCTTGAAAGAGGCGGAGAGATACATTATAGCTCCAAAGTAACTGACATCCTTATATCAGGTGATACAGTCTCAGGCGTAGTAATAAACGGGGAGAAGGAGTATCGTTCTTCAACTCTCTATCTTGCGGTGGGCAATTCTGCACGGGACTCTTATGAGATGTTTCACAAAAAAGGGATCGCTATTGAGCAGAAGCCGATTTTAGTCGGGGTAAGAATAGAGCATCCTGCTGAAATTATCAATCTTATAAGGTATGGAAATAAGTACAAGGATTTTTGCGGCATAGGGGCTGCGGCCTATTCATTCAACTACACCAATCGAAAAGCAGGACGCGGGGTGTATACATTCTGCATGTGCCCCGGAGGTGAGGTAATAAATGCCTCATCTGAAAATGGCATGTTGGTTGTAAACGGCATGAGCTACTCAAACAGGTCTTCAGAATTCTCAAATTCAGCCCTTGTTGTAACCTGTCATACAGATGATTATAAATCAACTGATCCATTGGCCGGTATTGAGTTCCAGAAGGCCATAGAGCGCAAAGCATTTGATGCAGGAGGAGGAAGATGGCAAGTCCCTGCACAGAACCTGATAGATTTTTTATCCGGTAAGCCATCTGTCAACTTAAATAAAAATTCATTTAAGATGGGGGCCGCATCTGCTGATATGAAAGGAATCCTTCCAGACTTTATATCCGGGCCGCTTTTAAACGCATTTAAAAGATGGAAAGAGGATTACCCTCTGTTTGTTTCAGACCATGCAATATTGTTAGGTGCAGAAACAAGAACCTCCTCCCCTGTAAGAATAAAACGCACGGGAAAATATGAATCAGTAAATATAAAAAACCTCTACCCGATAGGCGAAGGTTCAGGTTATACAGGCGGTATAACGAGTTCTGCAGCGGATGCTATAAGGGCTGTGGAGGCAAGTCTGTAA
- a CDS encoding DUF2384 domain-containing protein, whose translation MQTKEVVRKRVHVKPRKDAKALKKSSTLKIITHCEALGIDIKILSSCLAVNPKTIQRWRDGIAEPGESAVRSLDKLEIIYQLAARLLERDSWKAWFLSANHTLGEESPIDLLSRGEVDQVRNVLGMLEWGIYS comes from the coding sequence ATGCAGACAAAAGAAGTAGTCAGGAAGAGGGTCCATGTAAAGCCACGTAAAGATGCCAAAGCACTAAAAAAGAGTAGTACGCTTAAAATTATTACACACTGTGAGGCATTAGGGATTGACATTAAAATATTATCCTCCTGTCTTGCTGTTAACCCGAAGACCATTCAGCGATGGAGGGATGGGATTGCAGAACCAGGTGAGTCAGCAGTACGCTCCTTAGATAAGTTGGAGATCATATATCAGTTGGCAGCAAGACTACTTGAAAGGGACTCGTGGAAGGCGTGGTTTCTTTCTGCTAATCACACATTGGGAGAAGAATCTCCAATAGATTTATTGAGTCGTGGTGAAGTTGACCAGGTGAGAAATGTACTCGGGATGCTGGAATGGGGAATCTATTCATAA
- a CDS encoding RES family NAD+ phosphorylase gives MAFSLNLTALSSLATVSFERSVYRAVVERFKDNVLSTEGNRFFPGRYHLTGEGGILYTSLTKEIAVKEIERHAPRAMLHAMLQRRLAIATINIRLDKVLDLTQASALKIIGLSKNDLISSDYSITQAISMIAREAGFRGLIVPSATSEGDNLIIFENNLGKGCLIEIDDISLTE, from the coding sequence ATGGCATTTAGTCTCAATCTAACAGCCTTATCTTCCCTTGCAACAGTTTCATTTGAAAGGTCTGTCTACAGAGCGGTTGTTGAGAGATTTAAAGATAATGTCCTTTCTACAGAAGGTAACCGGTTTTTCCCAGGCCGTTACCACCTGACAGGAGAAGGGGGTATCCTTTACACCTCGCTTACAAAGGAGATTGCGGTAAAAGAGATAGAACGTCATGCGCCCCGTGCCATGTTACATGCCATGTTACAGAGGAGACTGGCCATTGCTACGATTAATATCAGGCTTGATAAGGTGTTAGACCTTACACAAGCATCCGCTCTCAAGATAATTGGCCTATCAAAAAATGATCTTATCTCATCCGATTATTCAATTACCCAGGCAATCAGCATGATAGCAAGAGAGGCTGGATTCCGGGGGCTTATTGTACCATCAGCAACGAGTGAAGGTGATAATTTGATTATCTTTGAGAATAACCTCGGTAAAGGGTGTTTGATTGAGATTGATGATATCAGTTTAACTGAGTAG
- the corA gene encoding magnesium/cobalt transporter CorA, translated as MARLIKERAKKSGLPPGTLVHIGEKSGRDVHITVIDYDEGHLQEVEIKTIEQCFPFKDKSTVTWINIEGLHQSDIIQSLGDCFGLHPLVMEDILNTDQRPKVEDYKDYLYIVLKMLHNVRGTEIITEQISLILTPNFVISFQEGIEGDVFSPVRERLRGGNGRIRGMGADYLAYSLIDAIVDNYFSILEGVGERIEDIEEEVVTNPQKGTVHSIHDLKREMIFLRKAVWPLREVISTLQRGDSPLIKNTTAIYLRDVYDHTIQVIDAIETSRDMLSGMLDIYLSSISNRMNEIMKFLTIIGTIFIPLTFIVGIYGMNFEFMPELKWQYGYFAVMVFMFAISIIMLFYFKKKKWL; from the coding sequence ATGGCACGATTGATTAAAGAGAGGGCAAAGAAGAGCGGGCTTCCGCCGGGGACACTTGTCCATATTGGTGAAAAGAGCGGGAGAGATGTTCACATCACGGTTATTGATTATGATGAGGGGCATCTTCAGGAAGTAGAGATAAAGACTATAGAGCAGTGTTTTCCGTTTAAAGATAAATCCACAGTAACATGGATTAATATAGAGGGACTGCATCAATCGGATATAATACAGAGCCTCGGTGATTGCTTCGGTCTCCATCCCCTTGTAATGGAGGACATCCTGAACACTGACCAGCGTCCCAAGGTGGAGGATTATAAGGACTATTTATACATTGTCCTGAAGATGCTTCATAATGTTAGAGGCACAGAGATTATCACAGAGCAGATCAGCCTGATACTCACCCCGAACTTTGTCATATCTTTTCAGGAGGGCATAGAAGGTGATGTATTTAGTCCTGTCAGGGAAAGGCTCAGGGGCGGCAATGGCCGCATCAGAGGGATGGGAGCTGATTATCTTGCCTACTCGCTGATAGATGCGATAGTAGACAATTATTTTTCAATCCTTGAGGGGGTCGGAGAGAGGATAGAGGACATTGAGGAAGAGGTGGTTACTAATCCGCAGAAAGGCACTGTGCACAGTATTCATGATCTCAAGAGGGAGATGATATTCCTGAGAAAGGCTGTCTGGCCTCTGAGGGAAGTAATAAGCACACTTCAGCGTGGGGATTCACCGCTTATTAAAAATACAACAGCCATCTACCTAAGGGATGTTTATGACCACACCATTCAGGTGATTGATGCCATAGAAACATCACGCGATATGCTCTCCGGTATGCTCGACATATACCTCTCAAGTATAAGCAACCGGATGAATGAGATAATGAAGTTCCTGACAATTATAGGTACGATCTTTATTCCGTTGACGTTTATAGTCGGTATCTACGGAATGAACTTCGAGTTCATGCCTGAGCTGAAATGGCAGTATGGCTACTTTGCAGTCATGGTCTTCATGTTTGCCATAAGCATCATCATGTTATTCTATTTCAAAAAGAAGAAGTGGCTTTAA
- a CDS encoding branched-chain amino acid transaminase, with protein MLNESEKIWMDGKLVNWKDANIHVLTHTLHYGVGAFEGIRCYKTENGSAIFRLDDHVERLFASAHIMSFKIPFSMQEISEAIKEVVRVNRLEACYIRPIAFIGYGSMGIYIEDNPINVAIAAWKWGSYLGDEGLEKGIRVKISSFTRHHVNISMTRAKVPGYYVNSILAKKEVKAAGYDEAVLLDPDGYVAECSGENIFVVRKGIIKTTPLTSILAGITRESIITIARDMGMTVIEERFTRDDLYIADEVFLTGTAAELTPVREVDNRVVGSGKPGPITKRLQDTFFNIVHGKEERYKDWLAYI; from the coding sequence ATGCTGAATGAATCAGAAAAGATATGGATGGATGGTAAGCTTGTTAACTGGAAGGATGCCAATATACATGTATTGACCCATACCCTTCATTATGGAGTAGGGGCATTTGAGGGTATCAGGTGTTATAAGACAGAGAACGGGTCTGCGATATTCCGGCTTGATGACCATGTGGAGAGGCTCTTTGCGTCTGCACATATCATGTCATTTAAGATACCTTTCTCAATGCAGGAAATATCAGAGGCCATAAAGGAAGTCGTCAGGGTGAATCGTCTTGAGGCATGTTATATCCGTCCCATAGCGTTCATTGGTTATGGTTCGATGGGGATATATATTGAGGATAATCCAATAAACGTGGCCATAGCGGCATGGAAATGGGGATCCTATCTTGGGGACGAAGGTCTTGAGAAAGGTATCAGGGTTAAAATATCTTCTTTTACAAGGCATCATGTAAATATCTCCATGACAAGGGCAAAAGTTCCCGGTTATTATGTCAATTCCATACTTGCCAAGAAAGAGGTAAAGGCTGCGGGTTATGACGAGGCCGTGCTGCTTGACCCGGATGGTTATGTTGCAGAGTGCAGCGGCGAGAATATATTTGTTGTACGTAAGGGGATTATAAAGACCACGCCATTGACCTCGATATTGGCCGGCATTACGAGGGAATCAATTATCACCATTGCAAGGGATATGGGTATGACTGTGATTGAAGAAAGGTTCACGCGGGATGACCTGTATATTGCAGATGAGGTATTTCTAACCGGTACAGCGGCTGAACTGACACCGGTCAGAGAGGTTGATAACAGGGTAGTAGGAAGCGGTAAACCAGGTCCAATCACAAAAAGGCTTCAGGACACCTTCTTCAATATTGTGCATGGAAAAGAAGAAAGGTACAAAGACTGGCTGGCCTATATATAA